One Candida dubliniensis CD36 chromosome 1, complete sequence genomic region harbors:
- a CDS encoding serine/threonine protein kinase, putative (deleted EC_number 2.7.1.37;~Similar to S. cerevisiae KSP1;~Similar to C. albicans KSP1), whose product MEQFEQYDKGELLRDRYLKVNDISEGSYGLVSVAKDTRNNNCLVAVKFIYPVDYKKEHKLLETTSRPSSSPAKMRNNGSKQDESDSHDSQQNSNVSKPKRESIFNTLYNEAQKEIKFHKILGDHPHISKLYDHFDTCLILEFCSRGDLYEAIHSGNGPVTTPDIKDVFQQILTAVDYCHSRGVYHRDLKPENILIAEDWSIKICDWGLATTSKIVTNKDEFDIGSERYMAPELFDNNLESYDASKIDIWSVGVILLTLVFHKNPFQVANYSDKRFIQFVNNREALFDIFSTMSGDLFSVLRFSLTIDPDNRDLKGFLDELMSLRYFTIDEEYWASEYDDDDGELEEERQGRGDGEYYEDDDNNDHNEEEEEEEDSEEFGFFDEYEDKLSVSPQKLVEIKATPATPTTPISNGAMANQESENIPAPQVYVHKSSLPKSPVDNSPPMPHNRRADALLSTNTDLKPIPIHGTAGFKFHRNTRKPLNVASYNQNSYMMNNRFNNTGSTGFNTNYNGNSYNNNNHNNKFNREDFFTPKSVFNHYLDKYGEQKFGKQSSFADGYKKHSPPQRYKKRTWKKNNNHKRKTGYHQQQHVYNQYPHSTNNDSHNHHRGKRKSRSYSTSKLKRSVINGGNNTNANGGAPDTLTSNYPALHHGSTMGQIVNGSANGNGNVGSNISNSGKYIPPYLRSPTYQKSPAIEPLNEDLDHLNLNNDYDEVFHLEGDFDIPRNGDNDNQYGNHIDDIGNGHHDYHLNVAGDFSHKRNSKPEAGFIHSHHPSTATTTPGVNAQGQAHGQAGHGRRNSTSFSTSWMLNGNRRAGAIFGNELSLTSNNTNSLPNQTNSVNGGNINTNNNGKYVPPFRRNSVSSSHGAANGTGTNVAGATGIASFRKSVNERKNSLEFANGNGGSRPVSSPLTELKNHHQSHVQEVNKNRFDKSIPVGLELVSSFRKDWCDYD is encoded by the coding sequence ATGGAAcaatttgaacaatatgACAAGGGCGAACTATTGCGAGATCGATATCTTAAAGTCAATGATATAAGTGAAGGCTCGTATGGATTAGTATCCGTCGCCAAAGATACGCGTAATAATAACTGTTTGGTTGCTGTTAAATTCATCTATCCGGTTGATTATAAAAAGGAACATAAACTTCTTGAAACTACATCAAGACCATCCTCAAGTCCTGCCAAAATGAGAAATAATGGAAGCAAACAAGATGAATCTGATAGTCATGATCTGCAACAAAATTCCAATGTCAGTAAACCAAAAAGAGAATCCATTTTCAATACCTTATATAATGAGGCACAAAAGGAAATCAAGTTTCATAAAATCCTTGGTGATCATCCTCATATTTCTAAATTGTATGATCATTTTGATacttgtttgattttggaattCTGTTCCCGAGGCGACTTGTATGAAGCAATTCATAGTGGTAATGGTCCGGTTACAACTCCAGATATCAAAGATGTTTTCCAACAAATCCTAACTGCAGTTGATTATTGTCATTCTCGTGGGGTTTATCATCGTGATTTGAAACCAGAGAATATTTTAATTGCTGAAGATTGGTCCATTAAGATTTGTGATTGGGGGTTAGCTACAACCTCGAAAATTGTCACAAACaaagatgaatttgatattggatCAGAAAGATATATGGCTCCAGAAttgtttgataataatttagaatCTTATGATGCTTccaaaattgatatttggtCCGTTGGAGTCATTTTGTTAACCTTGGTTTTCCATAAAAATCCGTTTCAAGTTGCAAATTATTCTGATAAAagatttattcaatttgttaACAACAGGGAAGCgttatttgatattttttcgACTATGAGCggtgatttattttcagTATTGAGATTTAGTTTAACCATTGATCCTGATAATAGAGATTTAAAGGGATTTTTGGATGAATTGATGCTGTTACGGTACTTTACTATCGATGAAGAATATTGGGCCAGTgaatatgatgatgacgatggcgaattagaagaagaaagacaAGGAAGAGGTGATGGTGAGTATTATGAGGATGATGATAACAATGACCacaatgaagaagaagaagaagaagaagatctGGAAGAATTTGGGTTTTTCGATGAGTATGAAGACAAGTTATCGGTTTCACCTCAAAAATTAGTGGAAATCAAGGCTACTCCAgcaacaccaacaacacCGATTTCTAATGGAGCTATGGCTAATCAAGAACTGGAAAATATTCCAGCTCCTCAAGTTTATGTTCATAAATCTAGTTTGCCAAAATCACCAGTTGATAACTCACCACCAATGCCTCATAATCGTAGAGCTGATGCATTGTTATCTACAAATACTGATTTGAAACCTATACCAATACATGGAACTGCTGGATTCAAGTTCCATCGTAATACCAGGAAACCATTGAATGTTGCTTCATATAATCAAAACTCGTACATGATGAACAATCGTTTTAATAATACCGGAAGTACTGGTTTCAATACTAATTACAATGGTAACagttataataataacaaccaTAATAACAAGTTTAACCGAGAAGATTTTTTCACTCCAAAATCGGTTTTCAATCATTATTTGGACAAATATGGAGAACAGAAATTTGGTAAGCAATCTTCATTTGCGGATGGTTATAAAAAACATTCACCTCCTCAACGATACAAAAAGAGAACttggaaaaagaataataatcataaacGTAAAACCGGgtatcatcaacaacaacatgtATACAATCAGTATCCACATTCTACAAATAATGATTCCCATAATCATCACCGGGGTAAGAGAAAATCTAGACTGTATTCTACatctaaattgaaaagaagTGTCATAAATGGTggtaataatactaatgcCAATGGAGGCGCTCCAGACACTTTGACATCAAATTATCCTGCATTACATCATGGAAGTACAATGGGTCAAATTGTTAATGGTAGTGCCAATGGTAATGGCAATGTTGGATCCAATATATCTAATTCTGGGAAATATATCCCACCTTATTTGAGATCGCCAACTTATCAAAAATCACCAGCAATTGAACCATTAAATGAAGACTTGgatcatttgaatttgaataatgatTACGATGAAGTGTTCCATTTGGAAGGAGATTTTGACATACCAAGAAAtggtgataatgataatcaaTATGGAAATCATATAGACGATATTGGTAATGGTCATCATGATTATCATTTGAATGTTGCAGGCGATTTTCTGCACAAGAGGAATTCAAAGCCTGAAGCAGGGTTTATTCATCTGCATCACCCAAGTACTGCAACTACTACACCTGGAGTAAATGCTCAAGGTCAAGCTCACGGTCAAGCTGGTCATGGTAGAAGAAACTctacttctttttctacTTCGTGGATGTTGAATGGCAATAGAAGAGCAGGAGCAATTTTTGGtaatgaattatcattGACTTCAAATAATACCAACTCATTGCCGAACCAAACAAATTCAGTTAATGGTGGTAATATCAACACTAACAACAATGGTAAATATGTTCCACCATTTAGAAGAAATTCAGTTTCATCATCACATGGTGCTGCAAATGGTACTGGTACAAATGTTGCTGGTGCTACTGGAATTGCCTCGTTTAGAAAATCGGttaatgaaagaaaaaatagtTTAGAATTTGCCAATGGCAACGGCGGTTCTAGACCCGTTTCCAGTCCTTTGACAGAATTAaagaatcatcatcaaagCCATGTTCAAGAAGTCAATAAAAATCGCTTTGATAAGCTGATTCCTGTTGGTCTTGAATTGGTTTCTTCATTTAGAAAAGATTGGTGTGATTATGATTAA